A section of the Streptomyces sp. Je 1-369 genome encodes:
- a CDS encoding rod shape-determining protein, producing MTVSLEQLRRCHIAVDLGAARTRVYVKGAGLVVDQPSAAAVNTRTGALIAVGQFAEQMTGRTPGYIRVVRPVSGGTVVDIEMAQRMLRHLIGEKLRRTLRRKPRLRAAACTPHDADPLAQRAAVETMVGLGARRVELVDTLIAAAVGCGLPVERPEATMILVCGAATTQVAVLSLGSIVTAERIPVGGEAIDNAIVQHLRHHHELMLPSQSVRPLQLALRGNGLTPQGPESTEIHGRDVATGLARSVQVDTAAVRDAIHTPLTAVLDGIGKVLRDCPPDLVADLADRGIMMVGGSALLPGLDQMLRDATGMPVHIAERPDVCAVLGLGAMLEGKIQPLALAPLSG from the coding sequence ATGACCGTCAGTCTGGAGCAGTTGCGCCGCTGCCACATCGCCGTCGACCTGGGAGCCGCGAGAACCCGCGTGTACGTGAAGGGGGCGGGCCTCGTCGTCGACCAGCCGAGCGCCGCCGCCGTCAACACGCGCACCGGCGCGCTCATCGCGGTCGGCCAGTTCGCCGAGCAGATGACGGGACGTACGCCCGGCTACATCCGGGTGGTCCGCCCCGTCTCCGGCGGCACCGTCGTCGACATCGAGATGGCCCAGCGCATGCTGCGCCACCTGATCGGCGAGAAGCTCCGCCGCACGCTGCGCCGCAAGCCCCGGCTGCGCGCCGCCGCCTGCACGCCGCACGACGCGGACCCGCTGGCCCAGCGCGCCGCCGTCGAGACGATGGTCGGGCTCGGGGCACGCCGCGTGGAACTGGTCGACACGCTCATCGCGGCGGCCGTCGGCTGCGGGCTGCCGGTGGAGCGTCCCGAGGCGACGATGATCCTCGTCTGCGGCGCCGCCACCACGCAGGTCGCGGTCCTCTCCCTCGGCTCGATCGTGACCGCGGAACGCATTCCCGTCGGCGGCGAGGCCATCGACAACGCGATCGTGCAGCACCTGCGCCACCACCACGAACTGATGCTGCCCTCCCAGTCCGTACGCCCCCTCCAGCTCGCGCTGCGCGGCAACGGCCTCACCCCGCAGGGACCGGAGTCGACGGAGATCCACGGCAGGGACGTCGCGACGGGTCTGGCCCGCTCCGTCCAGGTCGACACGGCCGCGGTCCGCGACGCCATCCACACCCCGCTGACCGCCGTGCTCGACGGCATCGGCAAGGTACTGCGCGACTGCCCGCCGGACCTGGTGGCCGACCTCGCGGACCGCGGAATCATGATGGTCGGCGGCAGCGCGCTGCTGCCGGGTCTCGACCAGATGCTGCGGGACGCAACCGGCATGCCCGTACATATCGCGGAACGACCGGATGTATGCGCTGTACTGGGACTTGGTGCGATGCTTGAGGGCAAGATCCAACCGCTGGCGCTGGCGCCCCTGTCCGGCTGA
- a CDS encoding GAF domain-containing protein, with amino-acid sequence MPEGAGAGADASEGRGTEPQQPSMQPILEAVLSVGTDLELRATLQHIVDSAARLTGAGLGTLGVDTPGHGGPAELFVAGGPGRYPDGVPCVRPTADGTVIDVPIHVHDDPFGTLLLAEKDRGGAFTDEDRQLLRVLASQAGIAIGNARLFEAARQRERWIEGAAAVTTALLTGEAAADALMTVADRARVLAGAAAGVILQPTDAGGMRIVAAATDGEPHGWGSSAHRRRPVDGTSRPAGPPADVPRSAARTTGSSKHTHHNDLIGTTIEPGSAVLTQLLGGEPVYIDDSATDPRMTTHVRARFGPSMMLPLQAGGRLIGTLALPRRRGAPAYTSAERLLATQFASQAALALVLADAQQSRQRLAVFEDRDRIARDLHDLVVQRLFATGMMLEGTRRKARSTQVESTLDHAVDELESTIQEVRTAIFALQQPPADAPATFRGKVLRETAGASAILGIQPSVHFAGAVDTQVTEPAAGRLLAALRRALAAASRRTGVTRVDVAVDARATLPDGRAGVRLTVYDDGDTDGVEAGTTTTWQAPL; translated from the coding sequence ATGCCCGAAGGCGCAGGCGCAGGCGCCGACGCGAGCGAAGGCAGAGGCACGGAGCCGCAGCAGCCCTCGATGCAGCCGATCCTCGAGGCGGTCCTCAGCGTCGGCACGGACCTCGAACTCCGGGCGACGCTGCAGCACATCGTGGACAGCGCGGCCCGGCTGACCGGGGCCGGGCTCGGCACGCTCGGTGTCGACACCCCCGGCCACGGGGGCCCCGCCGAGCTGTTCGTGGCGGGCGGACCCGGGCGCTACCCCGACGGCGTGCCGTGCGTACGCCCGACCGCGGACGGCACCGTCATCGACGTACCGATCCACGTCCACGACGATCCGTTCGGGACGCTGCTGCTCGCCGAGAAGGACCGGGGCGGCGCCTTCACCGACGAGGACCGCCAGCTCCTTCGGGTCCTGGCGAGCCAGGCGGGCATCGCGATCGGCAACGCCCGCCTGTTCGAGGCGGCCCGGCAGCGGGAGCGCTGGATCGAGGGCGCGGCGGCGGTCACCACGGCCCTGCTCACCGGCGAGGCGGCGGCGGACGCGCTGATGACGGTGGCGGACCGGGCGCGCGTCCTCGCGGGCGCGGCGGCGGGCGTGATCCTGCAACCCACGGACGCGGGCGGCATGCGGATCGTGGCGGCGGCCACGGACGGGGAGCCGCACGGGTGGGGGTCGTCGGCACACAGGCGCCGCCCGGTTGACGGCACGTCACGCCCCGCAGGGCCCCCCGCGGACGTACCTCGCTCAGCCGCACGCACCACTGGCAGCAGCAAGCACACCCACCACAACGACCTCATCGGCACCACCATCGAGCCCGGCAGCGCGGTCCTCACCCAGCTGCTCGGCGGTGAACCCGTCTACATCGACGACTCGGCGACCGACCCCCGTATGACGACGCACGTGCGCGCCCGCTTCGGCCCGAGCATGATGCTGCCGTTGCAGGCGGGCGGCCGCCTCATCGGCACGCTCGCACTCCCCCGCAGGCGCGGCGCCCCCGCCTACACCTCCGCCGAACGCCTGCTCGCGACCCAGTTCGCCTCACAGGCCGCGCTCGCCCTCGTCCTCGCCGACGCCCAGCAGAGCCGGCAGCGTCTCGCGGTCTTCGAGGACCGCGACCGCATCGCCCGCGACCTGCACGACCTCGTGGTCCAGCGCCTCTTCGCGACCGGCATGATGCTGGAGGGCACGCGCCGCAAGGCCAGGTCGACCCAGGTCGAGTCGACCCTGGACCACGCCGTGGACGAGCTGGAGTCCACGATCCAGGAGGTCCGCACCGCCATCTTCGCGCTCCAGCAGCCCCCCGCGGACGCCCCCGCCACGTTCCGGGGCAAGGTCCTGCGCGAGACGGCGGGCGCGTCGGCGATCCTCGGCATCCAGCCTTCCGTGCACTTCGCGGGCGCCGTCGACACGCAGGTCACGGAACCGGCGGCGGGCCGCCTGCTCGCCGCCCTGCGCCGCGCCCTGGCCGCGGCGTCCCGCCGTACGGGCGTCACGCGCGTGGACGTCGCGGTCGACGCACGGGCCACGCTGCCGGACGGCCGCGCGGGCGTACGGCTGACGGTGTACGACGACGGGGACACGGACGGCGTGGAGGCGGGAACGACGACGACGTGGCAGGCGCCGCTCTAG
- a CDS encoding ABC transporter permease, translating into MNRPRLRSRARARARFRAPLTLAVPAALAVAFLLMPLVGILARTEWGDLGSHLTTPGVTQALRLSLLVSLWALGLSLLLGVPLAWLLARVEFRGKALVRSLVLLPMVLPPTVGGVALLLGFGRRGLLGPWLEDTFGIVLPFHTSGAVVAATFVAMPFLVISLEGALGGLRPGFEETAASLGASPVRVFLTVTLPMVAPGLAAGAALTWARALGEFGATITFAGNLPGTTQTLPLQVYLLLQDSPEAATSLSLLLLAIAMAVLVGLRGRWTAGAAGGGPARVREPVRGGEEDQVGAFAPPVEVAGADEKWGLHADVTGYNQLTLDAGPGTTIAVVGPNGAGKTTLLRALLGLTPRAHAELRLGERDVTGLPPHRRGVAWVPQEGALFPHLNALGNTAYGLRAQGVRRADARREAQAWLDRLGVGHLAHRRPAQLSGGQAQRVALARALAARPRLLLLDEPLAALDQTTRAHVRHTLRRHLDGFGGVCLIVTHDPVEAVSLADRVLVLDEGRTLQDAPPAEVTRHPRSPWVARMLGRNAWPGTAAADGTLALAGEGRLVVADPLEEGARALAVIAPEAVSLHCEKPGGSPRNVWPGTVREITTAGSRLRVLVTSGEAPDLVAEITPQAAVELGLVEGAEVWTSVKATEVSVVGL; encoded by the coding sequence ATGAACCGGCCCCGTCTTCGTTCTCGCGCGCGAGCGCGTGCGCGGTTCCGCGCGCCGCTCACGCTCGCCGTGCCCGCGGCGCTCGCCGTCGCGTTCCTGCTCATGCCGCTCGTCGGCATCCTCGCCCGGACCGAGTGGGGCGACCTCGGGAGCCATCTGACGACTCCCGGGGTCACCCAGGCCCTGCGGCTCTCGCTGCTCGTGTCCCTCTGGGCCCTCGGGCTCTCGCTCCTCCTCGGAGTGCCGCTGGCCTGGCTGCTCGCGCGGGTGGAGTTCCGGGGGAAGGCGCTCGTACGGTCCCTCGTGCTGCTGCCGATGGTGCTGCCGCCGACCGTCGGCGGTGTCGCGCTGCTCCTCGGGTTCGGGCGGCGCGGGCTGCTCGGGCCGTGGCTGGAGGACACCTTCGGGATCGTGCTGCCCTTCCATACGTCCGGTGCGGTGGTCGCGGCGACGTTCGTCGCGATGCCGTTCCTCGTGATCAGTCTGGAGGGCGCGCTGGGTGGGTTGCGGCCCGGGTTCGAGGAGACCGCGGCGTCGCTGGGGGCGTCTCCGGTACGGGTGTTCCTCACCGTCACCCTGCCGATGGTCGCCCCCGGACTCGCCGCCGGCGCCGCGCTGACCTGGGCGCGGGCGCTCGGTGAGTTCGGCGCCACGATCACCTTCGCGGGCAACCTGCCGGGGACCACGCAGACCCTGCCCCTCCAGGTGTATCTGCTGTTGCAGGACTCGCCGGAGGCCGCGACTTCGTTGTCGTTGTTGCTGCTCGCCATCGCCATGGCCGTGTTGGTCGGGTTGCGGGGGCGGTGGACCGCGGGGGCTGCGGGGGGCGGTCCGGCGCGGGTACGGGAGCCTGTGCGCGGCGGCGAGGAGGATCAGGTGGGGGCGTTCGCTCCGCCCGTGGAGGTCGCCGGGGCGGACGAGAAGTGGGGGCTGCACGCCGACGTCACCGGGTACAACCAGCTCACCCTCGACGCCGGGCCCGGCACCACGATCGCCGTCGTCGGGCCCAACGGCGCGGGCAAGACGACGCTGCTGCGTGCCCTCCTCGGCCTCACTCCGCGCGCCCACGCGGAGCTTCGGCTCGGCGAACGCGACGTCACGGGTCTGCCTCCGCACCGGCGCGGGGTGGCTTGGGTGCCTCAGGAAGGTGCGCTCTTCCCGCACCTGAACGCGCTCGGCAACACCGCGTACGGGCTGCGCGCGCAGGGCGTACGGCGTGCCGATGCCCGGCGCGAGGCGCAGGCGTGGCTCGACCGGCTCGGCGTCGGGCACCTCGCCCACCGTCGGCCCGCGCAGCTCTCCGGAGGGCAGGCGCAGCGGGTCGCCCTCGCGCGTGCGCTGGCCGCCCGCCCCCGGCTGCTGCTCCTCGACGAGCCGCTCGCCGCCCTCGACCAGACCACCCGCGCCCACGTCCGGCACACCCTGCGCCGCCACCTCGACGGCTTCGGCGGCGTCTGCCTCATCGTCACCCACGACCCCGTCGAGGCGGTGTCGCTGGCCGACCGGGTCCTCGTACTCGACGAAGGGCGTACGTTGCAGGACGCGCCGCCCGCCGAGGTCACCCGGCATCCGCGCTCGCCCTGGGTGGCCCGCATGCTCGGCCGCAACGCCTGGCCCGGTACCGCTGCCGCCGACGGGACGCTCGCGCTGGCGGGCGAGGGGCGCCTGGTCGTCGCCGACCCGCTGGAGGAGGGCGCGCGGGCGCTCGCCGTCATCGCGCCGGAGGCGGTGTCCCTGCACTGCGAGAAGCCGGGGGGCAGCCCGCGCAACGTGTGGCCGGGGACGGTACGGGAGATCACCACGGCGGGCAGTCGGCTGCGCGTCCTCGTCACCTCGGGTGAGGCGCCCGACCTGGTCGCCGAGATCACTCCGCAGGCGGCGGTGGAGTTGGGGCTGGTGGAGGGAGCCGAGGTGTGGACGAGCGTGAAGGCTACGGAGGTCTCGGTGGTGGGGTTGTAG
- the modA gene encoding molybdate ABC transporter substrate-binding protein — translation MSPKFTGRTAVRRTAAAAVTAALLVPLAACGGDSDSDGDSDGKKDVSLTVLAASSLTDVFATAEKAYEKEHPGTKITVSAAGSQELAAQVKQGAPADVLVTADTKTMDGLKGETGEPTVIARNRLVIATREGNPEKVAGLKDLARSGLKVVLADDTVPVGRYSKQVLDKQGVDVKPVSKEANVRSVLSKVELGEADAGIVYKTDAATAPGKVDAVEIPDAQNAVASYPAATLKNSEHGEAAAAFVKWLSTPEAQKMLRDAGFQKP, via the coding sequence ATGTCCCCGAAGTTCACCGGCCGTACCGCCGTTCGCCGTACCGCCGCCGCTGCCGTCACCGCCGCGCTGCTCGTTCCGCTCGCCGCCTGCGGGGGCGACAGTGACAGCGACGGTGACAGTGACGGGAAGAAGGACGTGAGTCTTACCGTTCTTGCCGCTTCCTCCCTCACCGATGTTTTCGCCACCGCTGAGAAGGCGTACGAGAAGGAGCACCCGGGGACGAAGATCACCGTCTCCGCCGCCGGGTCGCAGGAGCTTGCCGCGCAGGTCAAGCAGGGGGCGCCTGCCGACGTGCTCGTCACCGCCGACACCAAGACCATGGACGGGCTCAAGGGCGAGACCGGCGAGCCCACCGTCATCGCCAGGAATCGGCTCGTCATCGCCACCCGGGAAGGCAATCCTGAGAAGGTTGCGGGGCTCAAGGATCTTGCCCGTAGTGGGCTGAAGGTCGTTCTTGCCGATGACACCGTGCCCGTCGGGCGTTACAGCAAGCAGGTCCTCGACAAGCAGGGCGTCGACGTCAAGCCGGTCTCCAAGGAGGCCAACGTGCGGTCCGTGCTCAGCAAGGTCGAGCTGGGGGAGGCCGATGCCGGGATCGTGTACAAGACCGATGCCGCCACCGCCCCCGGCAAGGTCGACGCCGTCGAGATTCCCGACGCGCAGAACGCCGTCGCCTCCTACCCCGCCGCGACCCTCAAGAACTCCGAGCACGGCGAGGCCGCCGCCGCGTTCGTGAAGTGGCTCAGCACGCCCGAGGCACAGAAGATGCTGCGGGACGCCGGGTTCCAGAAGCCGTAA
- a CDS encoding TOBE domain-containing protein, translating into MQSYTIGQAARLLGVSPDTARRWADAGRVATLRDEGGRRLIDGRDLAAFAVEVGQGAGAGAGGGDEDVSYTSARNAFPGIVTAVKLGDVAAQVEIQAGPHRLVSLLTREAVEELGLQVGVEATARVKSTSVHIDRA; encoded by the coding sequence ATGCAGTCCTACACAATCGGGCAGGCCGCCCGTCTGCTCGGGGTCAGTCCCGACACCGCTCGCCGTTGGGCCGATGCCGGGCGGGTCGCCACGCTTCGGGATGAGGGCGGGCGGCGGCTCATCGACGGGCGGGATCTTGCCGCGTTCGCTGTTGAGGTCGGGCAGGGGGCGGGGGCGGGGGCCGGTGGGGGTGACGAGGATGTTTCTTATACCTCTGCTCGTAACGCCTTTCCCGGGATCGTCACCGCCGTGAAGCTCGGTGACGTCGCCGCGCAGGTCGAGATCCAGGCCGGGCCGCACCGGCTCGTCTCGCTGCTGACCCGCGAGGCCGTGGAGGAGCTCGGCCTCCAGGTCGGCGTGGAGGCCACTGCTCGGGTCAAGTCCACCAGCGTTCACATCGACCGTGCGTGA